The genomic DNA TGTTCCCGACTTTCAAAATATGTTTCtcttaacattatgagagccctttaGACATagaataacaccctttagtcacctttgcaCTCTTTCAATACAATATAGTAGTGCTGCCTGATGCTGTGCCAATCGGTGGCCACGATACTGTACAGTGTGCCGAGATTGGTTTGGACTCTTCTAGTGGCCAATATGTAGAGTTGATATTTCTAGTTCATTCAGTCGTTTTTATGCTTGAACATTATTGATTTGGGGCCaaaatattgtacaatatgtttaaaaaaatacaaaaataccccAAAGGAATCAAGCAATGTGGTGAAGCCGCATTTGATGCATGATGTGGCAAGGTATGACTGTATAACCTAAAAGGAACTGAGATATATAATTTTAATCTAGTTTTAAAACAGAAAATTTGACAGTACagcaaaacaatgtaaatctatttctgtattttttttttaaattataatgatAAAAACATATGACTTTGAGTAAGCTGATGTTTTCTAGACATTGGCCTCCATAGTCTTCTTAGTTAAATaactaatgttgtatttgtgtgaatAGGGCGCAGAGATTATACATTTACTCttatttctgctccttttcattcatttattttaatcttgcattatttgtatttaatattgaGTGAATGAAATGAAAATGGAATGGACATCGAAGTGCTGGATGACAAATGTCTTTGGTCCCATGGTGGGTTATTTTTCAGTCATACTAAAACCGACTCAACATGTGGGATTCTTCGTATACAAAAACAGGTACAAACTTTTGGCAAACAATTTTCTTTGAAAGCCGAATCCCACAACAAATGAGGCATAGAAAAATAGAAGTACTTCTGTGCTATGTATAGTTTGTGATGATGTCATTCTCTTGCATGTGTGTGTCAGGTCCTACTTGGACATGGACATCAGCCTGAGCGGAGAGCACGCTGACCTGGTCATGCAGAAACTCATCGTCATGACTCTGTCTGCCGTGGACAGTCTGAAAAGACTCGTCTTTGTCGGAAACCTATTTGACTCTCTCAAGGTGAGCAAAGACAATCTCTCTAAATTCAGTCGGTCTCTCGCATTCTTTCATTTCCCACGCCATCCATCCTGACTCCCTCCATCATCGGCTGTGATGGTAGTGGCCTTCTGATTATACTTGCTAAATGTGTCCGCTATTACTGGCGGCAACTGTCACTCACCTTGACATATTTATGCTCATCATGTGGCACAAGGAGATTTACAAAGTCATTTGTTCATCACAGGACTTAAGATCCAAACATGTGTCAAAAATGGTGTCCTTCAACTTTTTATGACTTTTGTTATGATAAAACAAATGTACTAACTTACCCACTAGATGGAGTCCTTACTCCAAGTACTGTATTGACCCAAATTAGTGCGAAAAGATGTGTCAGCTCATATACATGCAAACCACCAACGTCTTCTTCACAAGCCAGTCAGAGCTTTTCCTCCTGTCACTCACAAAGAAACTCACTGGGAAAAGTGTGCCAAAGCTTATAAAAGTACAGAGGAGTTATGGTTATTTTAGGATAAAGCTGATTAATGAAGCAGCCGTCAAACAACTGTGGTACagtttggtctccctcacaagtcacttcacaaacttcagcttctccagaactctgcagcccggataatcaccagaactccttcaatccagcacatcacccctgttctgcagcaactccactggctacccatcaaacaccgtatccactttaaaataattctcctcactttcaaagctatccataacctctctccgtcatatttctctgacctgctccatgtcgccatgccctcacgttccctaagatcttcttcatccatccatctcactgtccccttatttaaactgtccaccgtGGGTGCCcaagctttcagccgctctgccacTCATCTTTGGAACTCATTACTTCCAGACCTCTgtaacttagactcaatatccctcttcaaatcaagactcaaaacacacctattcctgactgcttattcattgtaaatcttatcgatctttgttgttgtttttgttgtttttatccaattgattttattgttttgattttgtacgctgtccttgagtgcccagaaaggcgccttataagtaaaatgtattattattattattacagctaAGAATTACATATAGTATATAGTTTTTTACTGCACTGTACTTGATTTTGCCTTTAAAAGTGCGGAAGCTACTTGTTAACGCAAAAGCAACACAGGTGATTTTTACAACATGTATTGCAGGTCGGCACAACGGAACCGCTCCATGTGCTTTAGAATGCAAATGGTGGAGTCCTGTCAGTCATtctccatgaaccaggaagtagattACCAACTAACAAAAAGATGGACAAACACATTCTTACAGGGGTTTGTTTACTTGTTTGCGTATGAGTCACAAAGGAATAATTCCCAAAGCACAATAACAAACAACTCCAGGCACTTGTAGTCCTCAGTGGAGATCTTGTTCTACTGAGACTATTCTAGCTATGTTCTTTATTTGAATAGTCGTCCCTCTTTTATCACGGCCAATTTTTTCCAGGCCTGACCGTGGTGAAAGAATGTCTActattaataaatatttttatagcAGAAAAACAAACTGTTTACAGTCTTCTTAATACAGTTTTGGCCCTCTAAAGATGAAATAATACCCATATATTCActcgttttactcaatatagtagCCTTAAGTTTGTTCTACTGTACATTACAGTACTCAATGGTAGGCCAGAGATCCTTCAAGCGTCATTGCTATGGCTGTCACCCGGCCATTACAAAATGGAAACAACGTGAAAATACTTTCACATCCTGGATTATCCCTCTTAGTGTGTTCTTTGGCAAAAACTTGGTCACCTTGACAGTCTCAGCGACCATCAttagctgtgttgttagcattccgtGTTAGCGTTGCATGTACTGCATTGTCATACCAGATCAATCACCTAAAAAGCTGTGTTATCGATGTccaagatgaagtgcatcaacaGAGTTCATCTCCTCTGTGCATTGCCCAGACTGCTGCTGATAGCAATCTTGTTGGCATTAACTGATACGTCTCGTGCCAAAGCCTCACCAATGTGGAGAGAGATGTTATTGATGAGGGGGGAGTAGGAGATGAAGTCCATCAAAAAGTTGTTTGCCAAAAGTTGGACAACATTATTATAGCGGTGAAGATAGAGTAGCACAAATATTAGATGCTGTTGTTGTTAGCAACCTTAACCTGGAAACAGAAGTCCTGCTTGGTGAATATCTTTATCAATCACCTCaacataataattagagatgtccgataatatcggactgccgatattatcggctgataaatgctttaaaatgtaatatcggaaattatcggtatcggtgtggtacacggacgtagggagaagtacagagcgccaataaaccttaaaggcactgcctttgcgtgccggcccaatcacataatatctacggcttttcacacacacaagtgaatgcaacgcatacttggtcaacagccatacaggtcacactgagggtagccgtataaacaactttaacactgttacaaatatgcgccacattgtgaacccacaccaaacaagaatgacaaacacatttcgggagaacatccgcaccgtaacacaacagaacaaatacccccaaccccgcccacctcaacctccgcatgtcccaaattccaagatgctgtttagaggcatgttaaaaaaaataacgcactttgtgacttcaataataaatatggcagtgccatgttgctaTTTTCTCCCattacttgagttgatttattttggaaaaccttgttacattgtttaatgcatccagcggggcatcacaacaaaattaggcataataatgtgttaattccacgactgtatatatcggtattggttgatatcggaatcggtaattaagagttggacattatcggaatatcggatatcggcaaaaaagccattatcggacatctctaataataatataagataaatactgcactgtaatacataTAGGACTTCCTTTAatacttaatttaggccaaaatatGCAGCATATGCTTAATTGTTTTTCTTATCCGCAGTGTTGCGAAGCCGCCACATTGTACTAAATTGTACAATATATCCATTTGAATACACTGTGGTCGTCTACAACCAACGCATTTCTAGCCGGAGTTAATAGAGAGTGTTCCGTCTTTCTTTGCTGTGTTTCCAGCATCAGACATGTACATAGAGATGGCTGCAGGACATTAGCAGTAATTAAAGTGTGTGTGAGCTAGAAGTGGGGGAAATAtttgatttttagatgcatcgcaattcggacatggacgagtaaaaaatcaattagtaaacgtcgataatcgatttatttattataaataacgTAATGCAGGCAGTTCTAaagtttggctgactgcagcgagccacctcaacCAGAGATTCGAACAGTTACTTCattatagggcacttatgttccagtgttGCTCACATCTCCATTAATCCCATCACCATAAATGGTGATGGGAATTAacttagcttttttttaaattacaaatgcactgtttttgacagttgcaagtgataaacgcttatttagtgaaaataaaattaaaaaaagtaaatctgtatcaatataccgtatttttcggagtataagtcactccggagtataacttgcaccggccgaaaatgcataataaagaaggaaaaaaacatgtataagtcgcactggagtataaattgcattttttggggaaatttatttgataaaacccaacaccaagaatagacatttgaaaggcaatttaaaataaataaagaatagtgaacaacaggctgaataagtgtacgttatatgacgcataaataactaactgagaacgtgcctggtatgttaacgtaacatattatggtaagagtcaatcaaataactataacatatagaacatgctatatgtttaccaaacaatctgtcactcctaatcgctaaatcccatgaaatcttatacgtctagtctcttacgtgaatgagctaaataatataatttggtattttacggtaatatgttaataatttcacacataagtcgctcctgagtataagtcgcacccccggccaaactatgaaaaaaactgcgacttatagtccgaaaaatacggtacataaaataAAGATGCAccaataattgatttttaatcaaattgtagctcctgaatcgtaatcgtaatcggattgtgaggtggccaaagattcccacctctagtgtGAGTTACATGATCCTAAACCTGAGGACCTTCTGGTCAACCCTGACTTGTTTGGAATGTGAGATGACACACAGCAGCAAGAGCGGGAGGAGCTATGCATAGATGGAGTCTATATGTGACTGTGGCGTATTAAGGGAGACACCATCACCATTGATGCTGCTGCTATTTTTGTCTCACTAAAAAAACTTTTAGAAGTCCAACTAAACACTTTGTTTCTCTTTTAGTTGCTGTTTCTGCTGTACCTTGTCACGTACATTGGAGATCTGTGCAATGGCCTCACCCTCCTCATCATAGGTAGCACATCACGCCAGGCACTTGTTTATTCATTGATGGTTGGGTTTGTCACGTTTGTCTTTTTCTCCTCTGTGCAGGAGTGATCGCTCTCTTTTCTTTGCCGCTTTTCTACCGACAGCGTCAGGTAACCCCTACTACCCTTACTGTCACATTCTTAATTTGCTGACTCAACACATTTCCCTTgttgtgtgtttatttttgttttcattatatccTAGGAGCAAGTGGACCGGGTGATAGCAAAAATCCAGGCCCGAATTGACAACATTAAGGACTTGTGAGTATAGCGCTTTCTTGTGGCAAAATGGAGGAAAACCCCCTTTGTTTGTctgctttaacccttgtgtaccCCGAAGGCTTAAAGGGGCATGGCATGTGTTCCTTATGTCAGAGGTCTTCATCAGGGGATTTGTGACCCCGAAAAGGTCCGCAGAGGTACTGTAAGGGGGTTCAGAAAAAGTTTTGGTGCTTAAgacgttttggttttttttatatagtttttTAAATTTCCCCCACAATTTTTCtacaaatttaaatgtttttaaatacatattaacATTAATCCAACACGTTGGAATGTAGTTATAAATGGCAGAGGCATGGTCCCCCAACTTAATGTATtttgcatgttttaaaaaaacacatgaatACATAattatgtttatgttagcatttaagatagctagcgattagcgcaatTGCCAGCGAGCGATTTAGCAtggtagttgccagctagcatttagcatgctagttgccagctagctattagcgcGCTAGTTGCCGGCCAGCTATATACTGtagtatttgaatatttttgTATTGCTCAAAAACAAGGTAGACCAATTTAgtttaaaacataattttatcaaatatatttaagTAGGAGGTCCCTGCTCCATCTCTATCAGTTGAAAAGACCCCTACCTTATATGATATTGTGGAGCTGTGCGATCGATGAGGCAGGAGTCGAAAGAAAAAGTCCATCAAACCTttactttccattttgacagttaCAGCAGGAAGATATCAGCGGCCCCGACTGGTGACTTCCTTGTCACACGCAAACCCAGAACCGTAATCACCTTTTGGTTAATagccctctatatatatatactatatatatatatacctatagtgATCACTCCACACCCCCACCAATAATTCACCAAGATTAACAGAGAGAAACAGACCCCCACAGAAATCTACACATTTAAAAGTCCACGCCGCGAAGAGCGGTTCTGGCAGCCAAAACAGCTGCGCTTTCTTGCAGGGGCGTCTTAGGTTGACTCAGGTCCTGGAGGAAAGCCAAAAGTGAAGTTTCGGCCTGCTCCAAGGTTATTAAAGTTGAACGCGTTATTAAAGGTCTGTGCTTTCGGTGGAGTGGTCCCCTTGGGTAAAAAGGTATGGAAAATCCTGTCTGCCTCTTTAGCCAGAGCCCGGTAATCTTTGGTTGAACAGAGAAGAGAGTTGGCTAGCGGGGTGCGCACCGGTGCCGGAAGCTGACGCAAGAAGATATGCACAAACAGGAACGAGGGATCATCAGAGCCCAGCACAGTCAGCATTCTTTCCATCAACTCAGAAGGTTTGCTATCGCCGAGGCCATTCAGGGACAGCAGGTGGTCTGCCTTCTCGCTCTCCGACAGCTCAAAAAGCTGCAAAAGGAACGCCTTGAGCGCGTCGTACTTGCCGTCCTCTGGAGGATGCTCCAACAGCGCCATTGCTTTGGACTTTGTAGATGCATCCAGCACGGCCACAACATGGAAATATTTTGTCACATCCTGTGTAATCCCTCCCAGCTGGAACTGGGCTTCGATATGTTGAAACCACGAGCGTGGATGATCCT from Entelurus aequoreus isolate RoL-2023_Sb linkage group LG10, RoL_Eaeq_v1.1, whole genome shotgun sequence includes the following:
- the LOC133658264 gene encoding reticulon-2-like; translated protein: MASKVMDLIYWKDTERTGIVLTGLVVVLLSLFQLNVITVVSTLSLIIMCVTIPVRFYYRILYTLNWGDGVHPFKSYLDMDISLSGEHADLVMQKLIVMTLSAVDSLKRLVFVGNLFDSLKLLFLLYLVTYIGDLCNGLTLLIIGVIALFSLPLFYRQRQEQVDRVIAKIQARIDNIKDFLQRLAQGGGPPPDTTPSAAKPEGQ